One window of Trinickia caryophylli genomic DNA carries:
- the fixL gene encoding oxygen sensor histidine kinase FixL → MLTDRLFARSARPPGLRADSSPSRWHHGPWWSNSYLLTPLLSILVFLVVMSLILWSLNRREQQQQEDTLYRNVAWAQQQIRLSMTGAQEQLQALSRDLSAGHADQRSFQMSTTDIMQAHPEILYMNWYTSQKQPRWPDTALPLAGQRFARLTDAQMELAVAAAFGEARSTRRQVYSPLIYDDLGNGYLTLQTPVYRDREFLGSISAVFSIEGVLKYDIPPELSAKYKISLIDANNRELATTSTRPRLPRDLFYDLPLDPPGQGLTVRVYAFPQLTNFTNNTLVWLVAGLSCFVLWSLWSLWKHTRQRFEAQQALYAEAFFRRAMENSVLIGMRVLDMHGRITHVNPAFCRMTGWDESDLVGKTAPFPYWPRDAYPEMQRQLDMTLRGKAPSSGFELRVRRKDGSIFHARLYVSPLIDSSGRQTGWMSSMTDITEPKRAREELAAAHERFTTVLESLDAAVSVLAADEAELLFANRYYRHLFGIRPDGHLELAGGGFDSTQASSDSIDMVDTYAGLPAAALTESTADAQEVYVQSIQKWFEVRRQYIQWVDGHLAQMQIATDITTRKQAQELARQQEEKLHFTSRLMTMGEMASSLAHELNQPLAAINNYCSGTVALVKAGRTTPDTLLPVLEKTAQQAVRAGMIIKRIREFVKRSEPKRQAARVSDIVADAVGLAEIEARKRRIRILTEIRSRLPVIYVDPVLIEQVLVNLLKNAAEAMHEARPNAVDPVIRVVVRLEAGFVCISVVDQGPGVDEAAIERLFEPFYSTKLDGMGMGLNICRSIIESHRGRLWVVNNVDAGGKITGATFHCSLPIGEPADSGHHGGGTEAHKPQTVTGEL, encoded by the coding sequence ATGTTGACCGATCGGCTTTTCGCACGTTCGGCGCGGCCACCCGGTCTCCGGGCGGATTCGTCGCCGTCCCGCTGGCACCACGGACCCTGGTGGTCGAATTCCTATTTGCTGACGCCGCTGCTGTCGATCCTGGTATTCCTGGTCGTCATGAGCCTGATTCTGTGGAGCCTGAATCGGCGCGAGCAGCAGCAGCAGGAAGACACCCTCTATCGCAATGTGGCGTGGGCGCAGCAACAGATCCGGCTCTCGATGACGGGCGCGCAGGAACAGTTGCAGGCGCTCTCGCGGGATCTCTCGGCCGGGCATGCCGACCAGCGTTCGTTCCAGATGTCGACCACCGACATCATGCAGGCGCACCCCGAAATCCTGTACATGAACTGGTACACGAGCCAGAAGCAGCCGCGCTGGCCCGATACGGCGCTGCCGCTCGCCGGGCAGCGCTTCGCGCGGCTCACCGATGCTCAAATGGAGCTCGCCGTGGCCGCTGCCTTCGGCGAGGCGCGCAGCACGCGGCGGCAGGTGTACTCGCCGCTCATCTACGACGATCTCGGCAACGGCTATCTGACGCTGCAAACGCCGGTCTATCGCGATCGCGAGTTTCTCGGCTCGATCTCGGCGGTGTTCTCGATCGAGGGCGTGCTGAAGTACGACATTCCGCCCGAGCTCTCGGCCAAGTACAAGATCTCGCTCATCGACGCCAACAACCGCGAGTTGGCCACCACGTCCACGCGCCCGCGCCTGCCGCGCGATCTCTTTTACGATCTGCCGCTCGATCCGCCCGGTCAGGGCCTGACCGTGCGCGTCTACGCATTCCCGCAGCTCACGAACTTCACGAACAACACGCTCGTGTGGCTCGTGGCCGGCCTGTCGTGCTTCGTGCTCTGGAGCTTGTGGAGCCTTTGGAAGCACACGCGGCAACGCTTCGAGGCGCAGCAGGCGCTCTACGCGGAAGCGTTCTTCCGGCGCGCAATGGAAAATTCGGTGCTGATCGGCATGCGCGTGCTCGACATGCACGGCCGCATCACGCACGTGAATCCGGCGTTCTGCCGGATGACGGGCTGGGACGAAAGCGATCTCGTCGGCAAGACGGCGCCGTTCCCGTACTGGCCGCGCGATGCCTACCCCGAGATGCAGCGGCAACTCGACATGACGCTGCGCGGCAAGGCGCCTTCGTCGGGTTTCGAGTTGCGCGTGCGCCGCAAGGACGGCTCGATCTTCCACGCGCGCCTTTACGTTTCGCCGCTCATCGACAGCTCCGGCCGGCAAACGGGCTGGATGTCGTCGATGACCGACATCACCGAGCCCAAGCGCGCGCGCGAGGAACTGGCCGCCGCGCACGAGCGCTTCACGACGGTGCTCGAGAGCCTCGATGCGGCCGTGTCGGTCCTGGCTGCCGACGAAGCGGAGCTGCTCTTCGCTAACCGCTACTACCGGCATTTGTTCGGCATCCGCCCCGATGGCCACCTCGAGCTTGCCGGAGGCGGCTTCGATTCGACGCAGGCATCGTCCGATTCGATCGACATGGTCGATACCTATGCCGGGCTGCCAGCCGCGGCGCTGACCGAGAGCACGGCCGACGCGCAGGAAGTCTACGTGCAGAGCATCCAGAAGTGGTTCGAGGTACGGCGCCAGTACATCCAGTGGGTGGACGGCCACCTCGCCCAGATGCAGATCGCAACCGACATCACGACGCGCAAGCAGGCTCAGGAGCTCGCACGCCAGCAGGAAGAAAAGCTGCATTTCACAAGCCGCCTGATGACGATGGGCGAGATGGCCTCCTCGCTCGCACACGAGCTGAACCAGCCGCTCGCGGCGATCAACAACTACTGTTCGGGCACCGTCGCGCTCGTCAAAGCCGGGCGCACGACGCCCGATACGCTGTTGCCCGTGCTCGAGAAAACGGCGCAGCAGGCCGTGCGCGCCGGCATGATCATCAAGCGCATCCGCGAATTCGTGAAGCGCAGCGAGCCCAAGCGCCAAGCCGCGCGCGTGTCCGACATCGTCGCCGACGCGGTTGGCCTCGCCGAAATCGAGGCACGCAAGCGCCGCATCCGCATCCTCACCGAAATTCGCTCGCGCCTGCCCGTCATCTACGTCGACCCGGTGCTGATCGAGCAGGTGCTCGTCAACCTGCTGAAAAACGCGGCCGAGGCCATGCACGAGGCACGGCCCAATGCAGTCGATCCGGTCATCCGCGTCGTCGTCAGGCTCGAAGCCGGATTTGTCTGTATCAGCGTGGTCGATCAGGGCCCCGGTGTCGACGAAGCGGCGATCGAACGCCTGTTCGAGCCGTTTTACAGCACCAAGTTGGACGGCATGGGCATGGGGCTCAACATCTGCCGCTCCATCATCGAATCGCACCGCGGCCGGCTGTGGGTCGTCAACAACGTCGACGCCGGCGGGAAGATCACAGGCGCCACTTTTCACTGTAGTCTGCCGATCGGCGAGCCTGCCGATTCGGGCCACCATGGCGGCGGCACCGAGGCACACAAACCGCAAACCGTTACGGGAGAGTTATGA
- the fixJ gene encoding oxygen response regulator transcription factor FixJ, whose protein sequence is MSSPVTTQETVFVVDDDEAVRDSLRWLLEANGYRVQCFSSAEQFLEAYQPAHQAGQIACLILDVRMSGMSGLELQERLIAENASLPIIFVTGHGDVPMAVSTMKKGAMDFIEKPFDEAELRKLVERMLDKARSESSTVQQQRAAAERLSKLTAREHQVLERIIAGRLNKQIADDLGISIKTVEAHRANIMEKLNVNTVADLLRLALSNKPQQ, encoded by the coding sequence ATGAGTAGCCCAGTCACCACTCAGGAAACCGTCTTTGTCGTCGACGACGACGAGGCCGTACGCGATTCGCTGCGTTGGCTGCTCGAGGCAAACGGCTATCGGGTGCAGTGCTTCTCGAGCGCCGAGCAGTTCCTCGAAGCCTACCAGCCCGCGCATCAGGCGGGGCAGATCGCCTGCCTGATTCTCGACGTGCGCATGTCCGGCATGAGCGGGCTCGAGCTGCAAGAGCGGCTCATCGCCGAGAACGCTTCGCTGCCGATCATCTTCGTGACCGGCCACGGCGACGTGCCGATGGCCGTATCCACGATGAAAAAAGGCGCGATGGACTTTATCGAGAAACCGTTCGACGAAGCCGAGTTGCGCAAGCTCGTCGAGCGCATGCTCGACAAGGCCCGCAGCGAGAGCAGCACCGTGCAGCAGCAGCGCGCCGCGGCGGAACGGCTTTCGAAGCTCACGGCGCGCGAGCATCAGGTGCTCGAGCGCATCATCGCGGGCCGCCTGAACAAGCAGATCGCCGACGACCTCGGCATCAGCATCAAGACCGTCGAGGCCCACCGGGCCAACATCATGGAAAAGCTCAACGTGAATACGGTCGCCGATCTGCTGCGCCTCGCCCTCTCGAACAAGCCGCAACAGTAG
- the folD gene encoding bifunctional methylenetetrahydrofolate dehydrogenase/methenyltetrahydrofolate cyclohydrolase FolD, producing MTAKLIDGIALSKTLRTDVATRAAALAARGRKPGLAVVLVGDNPASAVYVRNKIKACEDNGIHSSCDRYPATLSEAELLARIDALNRDPGIHGILVQLPLPPHIDSHKVIEAIAPEKDVDGFHVANAGALMTGKPLFRPCTPYGVMKMFEACGIDLKGAEAVVIGRSNIVGKPMALLLLEAGATVTICHSKTRDLAAHTKRADVIVAATGKRQLVTADMVKPGAVVIDVGMNRDDAGKLCGDVDFPGVSEVAGFITPVPGGVGPMTITMLLVNTIEAAERCAAQGA from the coding sequence ATGACAGCCAAACTGATCGACGGCATCGCCCTTTCCAAGACCTTGCGCACCGACGTGGCCACGCGCGCAGCCGCGCTCGCGGCTCGCGGGCGCAAGCCGGGGCTCGCCGTCGTGCTCGTGGGCGACAACCCCGCCAGCGCCGTCTATGTGCGCAACAAGATCAAGGCTTGCGAAGACAACGGCATCCACTCGTCATGCGACCGCTATCCGGCCACGCTCTCCGAAGCGGAACTGCTCGCGCGCATCGACGCGCTCAACCGGGACCCGGGCATCCACGGCATTCTGGTTCAGTTGCCGCTGCCGCCGCATATCGACAGCCACAAAGTGATCGAAGCCATCGCGCCGGAAAAGGACGTAGACGGTTTTCACGTGGCCAATGCCGGTGCCCTGATGACGGGCAAGCCGCTGTTCCGTCCCTGCACGCCATACGGCGTCATGAAGATGTTCGAAGCCTGTGGCATCGATCTGAAAGGCGCCGAGGCCGTCGTGATCGGGCGCTCGAACATCGTCGGCAAACCGATGGCGCTGCTTTTGCTCGAAGCGGGCGCCACGGTCACGATCTGCCACAGCAAGACGCGCGATCTGGCCGCGCACACGAAGCGTGCCGACGTGATCGTCGCGGCCACCGGCAAGCGCCAGCTCGTGACGGCCGATATGGTCAAGCCCGGCGCCGTCGTCATCGACGTGGGCATGAATCGGGACGATGCGGGTAAGCTCTGCGGCGACGTGGACTTCCCCGGCGTATCGGAAGTCGCCGGCTTCATCACGCCCGTGCCCGGCGGCGTCGGGCCGATGACGATCACGATGCTGCTCGTCAATACGATCGAGGCCGCCGAGCGCTGCGCCGCACAAGGTGCGTGA
- a CDS encoding M3 family metallopeptidase, which produces MVQNTSDTLSPSASGASPQTGNPLLDFSGLPRFGEIRPEHVTPALDVLLADAQAAIDRALDARTPATWADVVDATERATEPLSRAWGIVGHLNAVADTPELRAAYGENLPRVTEFWSSVGQNLALFEKYKAIATGPELASLSVERKKILDNALRDFRLSGAELPEDQKPRFAELQEHQAALAKSFSDHVLDSTNAYAYIAKAEDELAGLPEDVVQAARQAAQSAGLEGWKFTLHFPSYFPIMQYATHRPMREAMYRAYVTRASEFGSLYGAGKPEWDNTDVIAELLKLRREEARMLGYRNFAEVSLVPKMADSPEQVVAFLEDLAQRARPHAEQDWQELRDFAARELGLAQLEPWDIAFASERLREKRYAFSENEVKQYFPEPAVLGGLFKVAETLFGVRIRRDEAPVWHPDVRFFRVEDRDGTLVAQFYLDLYAREGKRGGAWMDDARSRHRRPDGGLQTPVAYLTCNFSAPVGGKPACFTHDEVITLFHEFGHGIHHMLTRVDELAVAGINGVEWDAVELPSQFMENFCWEWDVLADMSAHVDSGARLPRELFEKMLAAKNFQSGLGTMRQIVFSMFDMRLHVDFDPAGPLSANDLAREINGRYQVVPQASFSRWPNTFSHIFAGGYAAGYYSYKWAEVLSADAYAAFEDAAHTSGSVLDAATGQRYRHEILEVGGSRPAMESFKAFRGRAPTIDALLRHNGMAGTTAH; this is translated from the coding sequence ATGGTCCAGAACACGTCCGATACGCTCTCTCCGTCCGCGTCCGGCGCGTCGCCGCAAACAGGCAACCCGCTGCTCGACTTCTCTGGCCTGCCCCGCTTCGGCGAAATCCGCCCCGAGCACGTTACGCCGGCGCTCGATGTCCTGCTTGCCGATGCGCAAGCGGCCATCGACCGCGCACTCGATGCGCGAACGCCGGCCACCTGGGCCGACGTCGTCGATGCCACGGAGCGCGCGACGGAGCCGCTATCGCGTGCATGGGGCATCGTCGGTCACCTGAACGCCGTGGCCGACACGCCCGAATTGCGCGCCGCGTACGGCGAAAATCTGCCGCGCGTGACCGAGTTCTGGTCGAGCGTCGGGCAGAACCTCGCCCTCTTCGAAAAGTACAAGGCCATCGCGACCGGCCCGGAACTGGCCTCGCTCAGCGTCGAGCGCAAGAAGATCCTCGATAACGCGCTGCGCGACTTCCGCTTGTCGGGCGCCGAGCTGCCCGAAGACCAAAAGCCGCGCTTCGCCGAACTGCAGGAGCACCAGGCGGCCCTCGCGAAGTCGTTTTCCGACCATGTGCTCGACTCGACGAACGCTTACGCGTACATCGCGAAGGCCGAAGACGAACTCGCCGGCCTGCCCGAAGACGTCGTTCAGGCCGCGCGTCAGGCGGCACAGAGCGCCGGGCTCGAAGGCTGGAAGTTCACGCTGCACTTTCCTTCCTACTTTCCGATCATGCAGTACGCCACGCATCGGCCGATGCGCGAAGCCATGTACCGCGCATACGTCACGCGCGCCTCGGAGTTCGGCAGCCTGTACGGTGCGGGCAAGCCCGAATGGGACAACACGGACGTCATCGCCGAGCTTCTGAAGCTGCGGCGCGAGGAAGCCCGGATGCTCGGCTACCGCAACTTCGCCGAGGTTTCCCTCGTGCCGAAAATGGCCGACTCGCCGGAGCAAGTCGTTGCGTTCCTCGAGGATCTCGCGCAGCGTGCGCGCCCGCATGCCGAGCAAGACTGGCAGGAACTGCGTGACTTCGCGGCGCGCGAGCTCGGACTGGCTCAGCTCGAGCCGTGGGATATCGCGTTCGCGAGCGAGCGGCTGCGCGAGAAGCGCTATGCATTCTCGGAAAACGAGGTCAAGCAGTACTTCCCGGAGCCGGCGGTGCTGGGCGGCCTTTTCAAGGTCGCCGAAACGCTCTTCGGCGTTCGCATTCGCCGCGACGAAGCCCCTGTCTGGCACCCTGACGTGCGCTTTTTCCGCGTGGAGGATCGCGACGGCACGCTCGTCGCCCAGTTCTATCTCGACCTCTACGCGCGCGAAGGCAAGCGCGGCGGCGCCTGGATGGACGACGCCCGCTCGCGGCATCGCAGGCCGGACGGCGGCCTGCAAACGCCGGTCGCCTACCTGACCTGCAACTTCTCGGCCCCGGTCGGCGGCAAGCCGGCGTGCTTCACGCACGACGAAGTCATCACGCTTTTCCATGAATTCGGGCATGGGATCCACCACATGCTCACACGCGTGGACGAACTCGCGGTGGCGGGCATCAACGGCGTGGAATGGGACGCCGTCGAGCTGCCCTCGCAGTTCATGGAGAACTTCTGCTGGGAATGGGACGTGCTCGCCGATATGTCGGCGCACGTCGATAGCGGCGCCCGACTGCCGCGCGAGCTCTTCGAGAAAATGCTCGCGGCGAAGAACTTCCAAAGCGGACTCGGCACGATGCGCCAGATCGTGTTCTCGATGTTCGACATGCGCTTGCATGTCGACTTCGATCCGGCCGGCCCCCTCAGCGCAAACGACCTCGCGCGCGAAATCAACGGACGCTACCAGGTGGTGCCGCAAGCCTCTTTCTCGCGCTGGCCGAACACATTCAGCCATATCTTCGCGGGCGGCTACGCGGCCGGCTACTACAGCTACAAGTGGGCCGAGGTGCTGTCGGCCGATGCCTATGCCGCGTTCGAAGACGCCGCACACACGAGCGGCAGCGTGCTCGATGCGGCGACGGGCCAACGCTATCGCCATGAAATCCTCGAGGTAGGCGGCAGCCGTCCGGCGATGGAGTCGTTCAAGGCCTTCCGCGGGCGCGCGCCGACCATCGATGCGCTGTTGCGCCACAACGGCATGGCCGGTACCACAGCGCACTGA
- a CDS encoding amidohydrolase family protein, whose product MDLIIRRAALPAHIAGHDLPVDIGIEGGRFAAIEPNLAATAVEEIDAAARLVTPPFVDAHFHLDATLSYGLPRVNASGTLLEGIALWGELKPQLTQDALVERAMAYCDWAAARGLLAIRSHVDVCDERLLAVEALLEVKRRVAPYLDLQLVAFPQDGVLRSTGAFDNLKRAVAMGVDVVGGIPHFERTMADGAASVRLLCEFAAEKGLPVDMHCDESDDPLSRHIETLCAEAHRLGLGGRVAGSHLTSMHSMDNYYVSKLLPLMRESGVAAIANPLINITLQGRADTYPKRRGMTRVPEMIAAGIDVAFGHDCAMDPWYSLGSADMLEVAHMGLHVAQMTGLAAMRAAFDAVTVNPARILGLEEYGIAVGRRADCVLLDAGDPVEAIRLRATRLAVVRGGKVIARTPAADATLAIDSRPSRVDFKLPNRH is encoded by the coding sequence ATGGATTTGATCATTCGCCGCGCCGCCTTGCCGGCCCACATTGCCGGGCACGACCTTCCGGTCGATATCGGCATCGAGGGCGGCCGCTTCGCGGCCATCGAACCGAACCTCGCGGCGACGGCAGTGGAGGAGATCGACGCGGCGGCGCGCCTCGTGACGCCGCCTTTCGTCGATGCGCACTTTCATCTCGATGCCACGCTGTCGTACGGGCTGCCGCGCGTGAACGCCTCCGGCACGCTGCTCGAGGGGATCGCGCTTTGGGGCGAGCTCAAGCCGCAATTGACGCAGGATGCGCTCGTCGAGCGCGCGATGGCCTATTGCGACTGGGCTGCGGCGCGCGGACTGCTCGCCATCCGCTCGCACGTCGACGTCTGCGACGAGCGGCTGCTCGCGGTCGAGGCGCTGCTCGAAGTGAAGCGTCGTGTGGCGCCATATCTCGACTTGCAGCTCGTGGCTTTTCCGCAGGACGGCGTGTTGCGCAGCACGGGAGCTTTCGACAACCTGAAGCGGGCCGTCGCGATGGGTGTCGACGTCGTGGGCGGCATTCCGCACTTCGAGCGCACGATGGCCGACGGCGCCGCATCGGTGCGCCTGCTCTGCGAATTCGCGGCCGAAAAAGGCTTGCCCGTCGACATGCATTGCGACGAATCGGACGACCCGCTCTCACGCCACATCGAGACGCTTTGCGCCGAAGCTCACCGGCTCGGCCTTGGGGGCCGCGTGGCCGGCTCGCATCTGACGTCCATGCACTCGATGGACAACTACTATGTGAGCAAGCTGTTGCCGCTGATGCGCGAATCGGGCGTGGCCGCCATTGCCAATCCGCTCATCAACATTACGCTGCAAGGGCGCGCGGATACCTATCCGAAGCGGCGTGGCATGACGCGCGTGCCTGAGATGATCGCGGCGGGGATCGACGTTGCGTTCGGTCACGACTGCGCGATGGACCCCTGGTACAGCCTGGGCTCGGCTGACATGCTCGAGGTGGCGCACATGGGGTTGCACGTCGCGCAGATGACGGGGCTGGCCGCGATGCGTGCGGCCTTCGACGCGGTGACGGTCAACCCGGCGCGCATTCTCGGGCTCGAAGAGTACGGCATCGCGGTGGGGCGGCGGGCGGACTGCGTGCTGCTCGACGCGGGCGATCCGGTCGAGGCGATTCGCCTGCGCGCGACGCGGCTCGCCGTGGTGCGCGGTGGAAAGGTCATTGCGCGCACGCCGGCTGCGGACGCGACGCTTGCGATCGACAGCCGGCCGAGCCGCGTCGATTTCAAACTGCCGAATCGTCACTGA
- the dinB gene encoding DNA polymerase IV produces MFLYSNAILSPRAPFLADSTDAPIGAMDDRAPVPRKIIHCDCDCFYASVEMRDDPGLRGRPLAVGGRPEQRGVIATCNYEARRFGVHSAMSSALAMRKCPDLLILPSAMEKYRIASRQIMAIYRDYTADVEPLSLDEAYLDVTHSSRCKGSATLMAEEIRARVRETVGVTVSAGVAPNKFIAKIASDWNKPDGLFVVRPHEVDAFVAALPVRKIFGVGKVTAAKLEKLGVATCSDLREWSLVDLHRLFGVFGKRLYELSRGIDHRTVKADRERKSISVETTYVTDLRTFDECAAEIGRLAGELDARIVRAGAAAAIRKLFVKVRFADFQRTTVECVADATHLPTFVALLEKGFARRNRPVRLLGVGVRLEEDDGQSTGQFLLFDDENAVGRPPTR; encoded by the coding sequence GTGTTTTTGTACAGTAATGCCATTTTGAGCCCGCGCGCGCCCTTCCTTGCCGATTCGACAGACGCCCCCATCGGGGCGATGGACGACCGCGCGCCAGTGCCGCGCAAAATCATCCATTGCGATTGCGACTGCTTTTATGCCTCCGTCGAGATGCGGGACGACCCGGGCCTGCGCGGCCGGCCGCTCGCCGTCGGAGGGCGCCCGGAGCAGCGCGGTGTGATCGCGACGTGCAATTACGAGGCGCGGCGCTTCGGCGTGCATTCCGCGATGTCGTCGGCGCTCGCGATGCGCAAGTGCCCGGATCTCCTGATCCTGCCTTCGGCGATGGAAAAGTACCGCATCGCCTCGCGGCAGATCATGGCGATCTACCGGGACTATACGGCCGATGTCGAGCCGCTCTCGCTCGACGAGGCGTATCTCGACGTCACCCATTCGTCGCGTTGCAAGGGCAGTGCGACGCTGATGGCCGAAGAGATCCGCGCGCGTGTTCGCGAGACTGTCGGCGTGACGGTGTCCGCGGGTGTCGCGCCCAACAAGTTCATCGCGAAGATCGCCTCGGACTGGAACAAGCCCGACGGGCTCTTCGTCGTGCGCCCGCACGAGGTCGATGCGTTCGTTGCCGCGCTGCCCGTGCGCAAGATCTTCGGTGTGGGCAAGGTGACCGCCGCCAAGCTCGAGAAACTCGGCGTGGCGACCTGCAGCGATCTGCGCGAATGGTCGCTCGTCGATCTCCATCGACTTTTCGGCGTATTCGGCAAGCGGCTCTACGAACTGTCGCGCGGCATCGATCACCGCACGGTGAAGGCCGACCGTGAACGCAAGTCGATCAGCGTCGAAACGACCTACGTTACGGATTTGCGTACATTCGACGAATGCGCGGCCGAGATCGGCCGGCTCGCGGGGGAACTCGACGCGCGCATCGTGCGCGCGGGTGCCGCCGCCGCCATTCGCAAGCTGTTCGTAAAAGTCCGTTTCGCCGATTTTCAGCGCACGACTGTCGAGTGCGTGGCCGACGCCACGCATTTGCCCACGTTCGTCGCGCTGCTCGAAAAAGGCTTCGCACGGCGCAACAGGCCCGTGCGTCTGCTGGGCGTCGGCGTTCGGCTCGAGGAGGACGACGGCCAGTCCACCGGCCAGTTTTTGCTCTTCGACGACGAAAATGCCGTCGGCCGGCCGCCGACTCGATAG
- a CDS encoding methyl-accepting chemotaxis protein: protein MNWFYSLKIARRLMLLNLVAAVALFAITGFGIYQTRRVYEAASYSTENTVPSLLVLDRASDALSATRTLTNKYLASTDPQAAKSAEDAIAKETEAVNAAFKEYEGLLSDDKDRALLAADRALMAEADRVRMQAIALARDGKKAEAYELVGTRLADAAQRLSAAVQAHRAYNEAQGKQGASDAQQIISSAQWFEAGATVAVLVAVLVLASLVARSITGPLAEAVSFARRVAEGDLTGRVRVVARDETGQLLEALGNMSESLKKVVGQVRVGSETIATASSQIASGNLDLSTRTEQQASSLQQTASSMEELTSTVRLNAENAQQASTLAANAAGVAQKGSEVVGRVVDTMSQISDRSTKIADITGIIEGIAFQTNILALNAAVEAARAGEQGRGFAVVASEVRSLAQRSSSAAKEIKDLISASVQTVEEGSVLAGQAGNTMGEVTNAIARVTDIMGEIAAASNEQSRGIEQIGVAITQMDEVTQQNAALVEEAAAASQSLDEQGRQLSGAVAFFRVEGMHAA, encoded by the coding sequence ATGAATTGGTTTTACAGCCTGAAGATCGCCCGCCGATTGATGCTGTTGAATCTGGTCGCTGCGGTTGCGCTTTTTGCGATCACGGGCTTTGGCATCTACCAGACACGCCGCGTGTACGAAGCGGCCAGCTATTCCACCGAAAATACGGTGCCCAGCCTGCTCGTGCTGGACAGGGCGAGCGATGCGCTCAGCGCTACACGCACGCTCACGAACAAGTACCTCGCGAGCACGGACCCGCAGGCCGCCAAGTCCGCGGAGGACGCGATCGCGAAAGAGACCGAAGCCGTCAATGCCGCGTTCAAGGAATACGAGGGGCTCTTGTCCGACGATAAGGACCGTGCGCTGCTTGCGGCCGACCGCGCGCTGATGGCGGAAGCCGATCGGGTGCGCATGCAAGCCATCGCGCTTGCTCGCGATGGTAAAAAGGCGGAAGCCTACGAACTCGTGGGCACGCGTCTGGCCGATGCCGCGCAACGGCTCAGCGCCGCGGTCCAGGCGCATCGGGCCTACAACGAGGCGCAAGGCAAACAGGGGGCGAGCGACGCGCAGCAAATCATCTCGAGCGCGCAGTGGTTCGAGGCGGGTGCGACAGTCGCGGTGCTCGTCGCCGTTCTCGTGCTCGCCTCGCTTGTCGCTCGCTCGATCACGGGCCCCCTCGCCGAGGCGGTCAGCTTCGCACGGCGCGTGGCCGAGGGCGATCTGACGGGCCGCGTGCGCGTCGTTGCACGCGACGAAACAGGCCAGCTGCTCGAAGCGCTCGGCAATATGAGCGAAAGCCTCAAGAAGGTCGTGGGGCAGGTACGCGTCGGCAGCGAAACGATCGCCACGGCGAGTTCGCAGATCGCCTCAGGCAACCTCGATCTGTCCACGCGCACGGAGCAGCAGGCTTCATCGCTGCAGCAGACCGCATCGAGCATGGAGGAGCTGACGTCCACGGTGCGGCTGAACGCCGAGAACGCCCAACAGGCGAGCACGCTGGCGGCTAATGCGGCGGGCGTTGCTCAAAAAGGCAGCGAAGTGGTGGGCCGCGTGGTCGATACGATGTCGCAGATCAGCGATCGCTCGACGAAGATCGCAGACATTACCGGCATCATCGAAGGTATCGCCTTTCAGACCAATATCCTCGCGCTGAACGCCGCCGTGGAAGCGGCACGCGCGGGCGAGCAGGGGCGCGGCTTTGCCGTGGTCGCCAGCGAAGTCCGCAGCCTCGCGCAGCGCTCGTCGAGCGCGGCCAAGGAGATCAAGGATCTGATCTCCGCCTCGGTACAGACGGTGGAGGAGGGCTCGGTGCTCGCCGGCCAAGCCGGCAACACGATGGGCGAGGTGACGAACGCGATCGCGCGCGTGACCGACATCATGGGCGAAATCGCAGCCGCTTCGAACGAGCAAAGCCGTGGGATCGAGCAGATCGGCGTTGCCATCACGCAGATGGACGAAGTCACGCAGCAAAACGCGGCACTGGTCGAAGAAGCGGCGGCCGCCTCGCAGTCGCTCGACGAGCAGGGGCGCCAGCTCAGCGGCGCTGTCGCATTCTTCCGCGTCGAGGGCATGCACGCGGCCTGA